In one Bartonella grahamii subsp. shimonis genomic region, the following are encoded:
- a CDS encoding HaeIII family restriction endonuclease, protein MSSVYFNEIRPIFDYLAELRDKKMFFRDIEDKDSRVYLPILEALSKELQRLCLDYQDKFVKLLLQYVIGSYDFYKIMIDTRSKQKRVIIQSFNLNGTLGYGRKWKIPSKILSVAIKPESKNKLIIIFEDGWSISFRIHNASSKVEASLKFDIQFVGLFSQVVSH, encoded by the coding sequence TTGAGCAGCGTTTATTTTAATGAAATTAGACCTATTTTTGATTATTTAGCAGAGCTTAGAGATAAGAAAATGTTCTTTAGAGATATAGAGGATAAAGACAGCAGAGTTTATCTTCCAATCCTAGAAGCTTTGTCTAAAGAACTTCAAAGGCTTTGTTTAGATTATCAAGATAAATTTGTGAAGCTATTGCTTCAGTATGTTATAGGTTCTTATGATTTTTATAAGATTATGATAGATACAAGATCTAAACAAAAACGGGTTATTATTCAGTCTTTTAATTTGAATGGTACTTTGGGATATGGTCGTAAATGGAAAATTCCAAGTAAAATTTTATCAGTTGCAATAAAACCAGAAAGTAAAAACAAACTCATTATAATTTTTGAAGATGGTTGGAGCATTTCTTTTAGGATTCATAATGCATCCAGTAAAGTAGAGGCTTCCTTAAAGTTTGATATTCAATTTGTGGGATTATTTTCTCAGGTTGTTAGTCATTAA
- a CDS encoding J domain-containing protein, with protein sequence MTITSKLFDSIRISSNKKQKAEPEARQCQWEGCEKTGSHKAPAGRNHEGQYLYFCIEHVRAYNKNFNYFSGLSNQDIAKFQKDALTGHRPTWTTDLSNGTSKKTAANYAKIRSGTAAYQNRMRDPFTLFTERHSSNNFSRKLKPLEAKAFDTLGLQANASVEDIKMKYKELVKKHHPDSNGGNRASEERFRDVLHAYNLLKKSGLC encoded by the coding sequence ATGACAATAACATCTAAATTATTCGATTCAATTCGCATAAGCTCAAATAAAAAACAAAAGGCTGAGCCAGAAGCGCGACAGTGTCAGTGGGAAGGTTGTGAAAAAACAGGGTCCCATAAAGCACCGGCAGGTCGAAATCACGAAGGACAATATTTATATTTTTGTATTGAACACGTACGCGCCTATAATAAAAATTTTAATTACTTCTCCGGTCTTAGCAATCAAGATATAGCAAAATTTCAAAAGGATGCTCTCACAGGACATCGTCCGACATGGACTACAGATCTGAGCAATGGTACATCGAAAAAAACAGCTGCTAATTATGCAAAGATTCGCTCTGGAACAGCTGCCTATCAAAATCGTATGCGCGATCCCTTCACACTTTTTACTGAGCGGCATTCAAGCAATAATTTCTCACGCAAATTAAAACCCTTAGAAGCAAAAGCTTTTGATACATTGGGTCTACAAGCAAACGCTTCAGTAGAAGATATAAAAATGAAATATAAAGAGTTGGTAAAAAAGCATCATCCTGATTCCAATGGTGGTAATCGTGCTTCAGAAGAGCGCTTTCGTGATGTTTTACATGCTTACAATTTGCTAAAAAAATCTGGTTTGTGCTAA
- a CDS encoding tyrosine recombinase XerC translates to MPIKNDKRKDKNIPLIPADHAILNARKNWLECLTQTRRMSAQTVQAYERDTRQFLSFLCQHLSHTPILTDLAHLRISDLRAYLAYRRTNNVSARSLSRGVAGIRSFFKYLSREGIVNVPAAQLIRSPKHPKSLPKPLAIKSALHIVKQENQLENEPWISARNAAVLILLYGCGMRISEALSLTPEQFSDPEKTSLFITGKGGKTRLVPLIKIVYEAVQNYLKCCPYPLVDNQPIFRGARGGPLQPAIIQKTVRNLRASLGLPETATPHTLRHSFATHLLSRGGDLRTIQELLGHASLSTTQIYTHVDTDHLLKIYQKAHPRS, encoded by the coding sequence ATGCCTATCAAAAACGACAAGAGAAAAGATAAAAATATTCCTCTCATTCCAGCAGATCATGCAATCTTAAACGCAAGGAAAAATTGGTTAGAGTGTCTCACCCAAACACGTCGTATGTCGGCACAAACAGTGCAAGCCTATGAACGTGATACGCGGCAATTTTTGTCTTTTCTCTGTCAACACTTAAGCCATACACCAATCCTTACAGATCTTGCTCATTTACGCATCAGTGACTTGCGTGCTTATCTTGCTTATCGGCGTACAAACAATGTCAGTGCTCGCTCTTTAAGCCGCGGAGTGGCAGGCATACGCTCTTTTTTCAAGTACCTATCACGCGAAGGAATCGTCAATGTTCCCGCGGCTCAACTTATCCGAAGCCCCAAACACCCAAAATCGCTCCCAAAACCTTTAGCGATCAAATCAGCACTTCACATAGTCAAACAAGAAAACCAGCTAGAAAATGAACCTTGGATTAGCGCTCGTAATGCGGCTGTCCTCATACTTCTCTATGGCTGTGGAATGCGAATATCAGAAGCCTTAAGCCTCACACCAGAACAATTTTCTGATCCTGAAAAAACAAGTTTATTTATCACAGGGAAAGGCGGCAAAACACGCCTTGTTCCTCTCATCAAAATTGTTTACGAAGCTGTACAAAATTATCTCAAATGTTGCCCATATCCTTTAGTGGATAACCAACCCATATTTCGCGGGGCACGAGGCGGTCCCCTACAACCCGCCATTATTCAGAAAACTGTACGCAACTTACGAGCAAGCCTTGGTTTACCAGAAACGGCCACCCCCCATACACTACGCCATTCTTTTGCCACCCATCTTTTATCACGGGGGGGAGATTTGCGCACGATTCAAGAACTTCTTGGGCATGCTAGTCTTTCCACAACACAAATCTATACCCATGTCGATACAGACCATTTATTAAAAATTTATCAAAAGGCCCATCCCCGTTCCTAA
- a CDS encoding SapC family protein: MANIMLFYKDITPINKVSHKNLKFAPPSDMSFAKDTHWVPLASTEYFQAALDYPILFMCAEDEQKKRHYTSAALVGLSNDENDYIASDKSWKTNTYVPAFVRRYPFVLAQISNEKELSVCFDQQSGMFNEVAGTELFNSDGSISPFMEERIRFLESFKIAMEKTSEFIDALVEIDLLSQKSINVKNDKGLSAQLEHFWVVDEEKLNKLSASQLAKLHKNGFLGLIFAHLMSTHNLLKILSLKGEKQLINREEQPQNKNGHSNDEKFKKKETLN, from the coding sequence ATGGCAAATATTATGCTATTTTACAAAGACATCACGCCAATCAACAAAGTTTCCCATAAAAATCTGAAATTTGCTCCTCCAAGTGATATGTCTTTTGCTAAAGATACTCACTGGGTTCCTTTAGCAAGTACTGAATATTTTCAAGCAGCACTAGACTATCCTATTTTGTTTATGTGCGCGGAAGATGAACAAAAAAAACGGCATTACACATCCGCTGCTCTTGTCGGTCTTTCTAACGACGAAAATGACTATATCGCCTCTGATAAAAGTTGGAAAACCAATACTTATGTCCCTGCTTTTGTCCGTCGCTATCCTTTTGTTCTGGCACAAATTAGCAATGAAAAAGAACTTTCTGTTTGCTTTGATCAACAGTCAGGTATGTTTAATGAAGTTGCAGGAACAGAACTTTTTAATTCCGACGGCTCTATTTCTCCTTTTATGGAAGAACGTATTCGTTTTCTTGAAAGTTTTAAAATTGCTATGGAAAAAACCTCTGAGTTTATTGATGCTCTTGTAGAAATAGATCTTCTAAGCCAAAAATCCATCAATGTGAAAAACGATAAAGGTCTCTCAGCACAATTGGAACATTTTTGGGTTGTTGATGAAGAAAAATTGAATAAATTATCAGCAAGCCAACTCGCCAAACTTCATAAAAATGGCTTTTTAGGATTAATTTTTGCGCATTTGATGTCAACGCACAATCTCTTAAAAATACTCTCTCTCAAAGGTGAAAAGCAACTTATCAATCGTGAAGAGCAACCCCAAAACAAGAATGGTCATTCTAACGATGAAAAATTTAAAAAGAAAGAAACCCTCAACTAG
- the trmD gene encoding tRNA (guanosine(37)-N1)-methyltransferase TrmD → MKFQARVLTLYPEMFPGFLGYSLAGQALERGIWSLETVQIRDFALDKHHSVDDTPAGGGAGMVMRADVLAAALDCCPQDSPRLLMSPRGRPFDQAYAHSLARDTGVTLICGRFEGVDERVIEARELEEVSIGDYILSGGETAALVILDAIIRLLPGVMGNAVSAKCESFENGLLEHPQYTRPSLFEGRGIPPVLLSGHHKAIADWRQSQAELLTRQRRPDLYARYDKNHQKT, encoded by the coding sequence ATGAAGTTTCAGGCGCGCGTTTTAACCCTTTATCCTGAAATGTTTCCTGGTTTTTTAGGGTATTCTTTAGCAGGGCAAGCTTTAGAGCGCGGAATTTGGTCATTGGAGACGGTACAGATTAGGGATTTTGCTTTGGATAAACACCATAGCGTTGATGATACACCTGCTGGTGGGGGGGCTGGTATGGTAATGCGGGCGGATGTATTGGCAGCTGCTCTTGATTGTTGTCCACAGGATTCGCCAAGATTGTTGATGAGTCCACGTGGGCGCCCTTTTGACCAAGCTTACGCGCATAGCTTGGCTCGTGATACGGGTGTAACGTTAATTTGTGGACGTTTTGAAGGGGTTGATGAGCGAGTCATAGAAGCACGAGAATTAGAAGAAGTCTCTATTGGTGATTATATTCTTTCAGGGGGTGAAACGGCCGCATTGGTTATCTTAGATGCTATTATACGTCTTTTGCCTGGAGTGATGGGGAATGCGGTTTCTGCAAAGTGTGAAAGTTTTGAAAATGGCTTGCTGGAACATCCACAATACACGCGCCCTTCTCTTTTCGAAGGACGGGGTATTCCGCCCGTGTTGCTCTCAGGTCATCACAAAGCGATCGCAGATTGGCGTCAAAGCCAAGCCGAATTGTTAACACGTCAACGTCGCCCTGATCTTTATGCGCGTTATGATAAAAATCATCAGAAAACTTGA
- a CDS encoding BolA family protein: protein MFIETIIKRKLQDAFHPQKLEVINESHLHEGHPHNEHAFDGKGETHFRVKILSSSFSNMTRVEIHRAIYKVLKEELATCVHALALEIEAL, encoded by the coding sequence ATGTTTATAGAAACAATAATCAAGAGAAAGCTTCAGGACGCTTTTCATCCGCAAAAGCTTGAAGTGATTAACGAAAGTCATCTTCATGAGGGGCATCCTCATAATGAACATGCTTTTGATGGTAAAGGAGAAACACATTTTCGAGTGAAAATTTTATCTTCTTCTTTTTCCAATATGACACGCGTAGAAATACATCGAGCGATTTATAAAGTTTTAAAAGAAGAATTAGCTACTTGTGTCCATGCTTTGGCACTTGAGATTGAAGCCCTTTAA
- a CDS encoding HaeIII family restriction endonuclease, whose protein sequence is MGFNTFFQIAESFYNLFNDTEKRLLNLASIEAAVFLQLHDKNIRNTKTIILQEDSVGIKGDVRDIILKVPENPIGISAKHNHSAIKHPRLSGKIDFGKEWTGYS, encoded by the coding sequence ATAGGATTTAACACGTTCTTTCAAATAGCGGAGTCTTTTTATAATTTATTTAATGATACTGAAAAAAGGCTTTTAAATCTTGCTTCTATTGAAGCAGCTGTTTTCTTACAGTTACATGATAAAAATATTAGAAACACGAAAACTATTATTCTTCAGGAAGATTCTGTTGGGATCAAAGGAGATGTCCGTGATATTATTTTAAAAGTTCCTGAAAATCCTATTGGTATTTCTGCAAAACATAATCATAGCGCTATCAAACATCCTCGCCTTTCCGGTAAAATAGATTTTGGTAAAGAATGGACAGGTTATTCTTGA
- a CDS encoding DNA adenine methylase: protein MKNQLEIAAVFFALNRSSFSGITLSGGMSPGHPRFNYRSIELLKDFKIENFTVEHRDFTDSIPKHFNDFLYCDPPYLINQKLYGHKGDKHRSFDHQALAELLRKHHRWILSYNDCVEVRELYKGYIILNPE, encoded by the coding sequence ATTAAAAATCAATTAGAGATTGCTGCCGTTTTTTTTGCTCTTAATCGCTCTTCTTTTTCCGGAATAACACTTTCTGGCGGTATGTCTCCAGGACATCCCCGATTCAATTATCGTTCTATTGAACTGCTTAAAGATTTTAAAATTGAAAATTTCACAGTGGAACATAGAGATTTTACAGACAGTATTCCTAAACACTTTAACGATTTTCTTTATTGTGATCCTCCGTATCTTATTAATCAAAAACTTTACGGTCACAAAGGCGATAAACATCGTTCTTTTGATCATCAAGCTCTTGCTGAACTTTTGAGAAAGCATCACAGATGGATTTTATCTTATAATGATTGTGTGGAAGTTAGAGAACTTTATAAAGGATATATAATACTTAATCCTGAATAG
- the rplS gene encoding 50S ribosomal protein L19, translated as MNIIAQLEAEQCARIEEKRQFPAFQPGDTVRVMVRVTEGTRTRVQAYEGVCIARSGGGLNETFTVRKISYGEGVERVFPVYSPLIEGVELVRRGKVRRAKLYYLRGLRGKAARITEKRDYRKKAEKVVEKVETAAVSTDVEKQVAE; from the coding sequence ATGAATATTATCGCACAACTTGAAGCTGAACAATGTGCAAGAATTGAAGAAAAACGCCAATTTCCAGCTTTTCAGCCAGGAGACACAGTTCGTGTCATGGTGCGAGTGACGGAAGGTACGCGGACGCGTGTCCAGGCTTATGAAGGTGTTTGTATTGCGCGTTCAGGCGGTGGGTTGAATGAGACCTTTACAGTACGCAAGATTTCTTATGGTGAAGGAGTGGAGCGGGTGTTTCCTGTTTATTCTCCGTTGATTGAAGGTGTTGAGCTGGTGCGTCGTGGTAAAGTGCGTCGTGCAAAACTCTATTATCTTCGTGGTTTGAGAGGTAAGGCTGCGCGTATTACTGAAAAAAGAGATTATAGGAAAAAAGCTGAAAAGGTTGTTGAGAAAGTAGAGACAGCAGCTGTAAGCACAGATGTTGAAAAGCAAGTTGCTGAGTAA
- the rimM gene encoding ribosome maturation factor RimM (Essential for efficient processing of 16S rRNA) — MKYNKEKLKNKVYLAIIGMPHGIKGDVFVKILSAEPQRFKSYSTLYDDMGRSYEIVTLRIQKNKAIVRFKGVENRNVAESLKGIRLYVMRDQLIDDLREDEFYQVDLIGLRVQDCGGKVLGKVCGFFNFGAGDLLEIRLNTGKRVLIPFSKAAVPEICMDSGFLVVNPMAAGLSDGRDNDKKEIA; from the coding sequence ATGAAATATAATAAAGAAAAGCTTAAAAATAAAGTCTATCTTGCCATTATTGGTATGCCTCATGGTATAAAAGGAGATGTTTTTGTTAAAATTCTAAGTGCTGAGCCACAACGTTTCAAGTCTTACAGCACTCTTTATGATGATATGGGGCGTTCTTATGAAATTGTAACTCTTCGCATACAAAAAAATAAGGCGATTGTACGTTTTAAAGGGGTAGAAAATCGTAATGTTGCTGAGTCTTTAAAAGGTATTCGCCTTTATGTGATGCGTGATCAATTAATTGATGATTTAAGGGAGGATGAGTTTTATCAAGTTGATTTAATAGGCTTGCGTGTTCAAGATTGCGGGGGAAAAGTTTTGGGTAAAGTGTGTGGTTTCTTTAATTTTGGAGCTGGTGATTTGCTTGAAATACGTTTGAATACGGGTAAAAGAGTTCTTATTCCCTTTAGTAAAGCGGCGGTACCAGAAATTTGTATGGATTCTGGTTTTCTTGTTGTTAATCCCATGGCCGCTGGTTTAAGTGATGGGAGAGACAATGATAAAAAGGAAATAGCTTGA
- a CDS encoding VUT family protein, which yields MPSSSPLREQKKKRYIVFSILAMCLAVTASNILVQYPVYWFDLNELLTYGAFTYPFAFLINDLTNRFYGPSAARRVVYAGFFAGVFVSWILATPRLALASSFAFLFGQLLDIVVFTPLRRKTWWKAPLAAALVGSALDTVLFFSLAFSSSFAVLDKITGYADSSLVESTVLGGIGIPVWLSLAFGDFSVKIVMSLFMLIPYGTILNIVKLPIYQSHSKDDSSFVCNK from the coding sequence ATGCCTTCAAGCAGCCCTTTACGAGAACAGAAAAAGAAAAGGTATATTGTTTTTTCTATTTTAGCAATGTGCCTTGCTGTCACGGCTTCTAATATTTTGGTTCAATATCCTGTCTACTGGTTTGATTTGAATGAGCTGTTGACTTATGGGGCTTTTACCTATCCATTTGCTTTTCTGATCAATGATTTGACCAATCGTTTTTATGGTCCATCTGCTGCGCGGCGTGTGGTTTATGCTGGTTTTTTTGCGGGTGTCTTTGTTTCTTGGATATTGGCGACACCACGGCTTGCACTTGCTTCTAGTTTTGCATTTTTATTTGGGCAACTCCTTGATATTGTTGTTTTTACTCCTTTGCGACGTAAAACATGGTGGAAAGCACCTTTAGCAGCAGCATTGGTTGGTTCGGCTTTGGATACAGTACTGTTTTTTTCTCTTGCTTTTTCTAGCTCTTTTGCTGTTCTTGATAAGATAACAGGCTATGCTGATAGTTCACTGGTAGAGAGTACTGTTTTAGGGGGGATAGGTATTCCAGTTTGGCTATCGCTTGCTTTTGGCGATTTTTCGGTAAAAATTGTTATGAGCCTGTTTATGTTGATTCCTTATGGAACAATTCTTAACATTGTAAAGCTTCCTATTTATCAAAGTCATTCAAAGGATGATTCCTCTTTTGTTTGTAACAAATAA
- the rpmB gene encoding 50S ribosomal protein L28: MSRACELTGKTVLYGNNVSHANNKTRRRFLPNLCNVTLISEVLQQSYRLRISASALRSVEHRGGLDGFLVKADDKELSQRARLLKRQIIKKKAEQEGEQKAEQAA; the protein is encoded by the coding sequence ATGTCTCGTGCATGTGAATTGACAGGGAAGACGGTTCTGTATGGTAATAATGTTAGCCATGCAAATAATAAGACTCGGCGTCGTTTTTTACCAAATCTTTGCAATGTGACATTGATTTCAGAAGTGTTACAGCAAAGTTATCGCTTGCGCATTTCAGCAAGTGCGTTGCGCTCTGTTGAGCATCGTGGTGGCCTTGATGGTTTTTTGGTCAAAGCAGACGATAAAGAGTTGTCTCAACGTGCGCGTTTGCTAAAACGACAAATCATTAAGAAAAAAGCTGAGCAAGAAGGTGAGCAAAAGGCTGAACAAGCAGCGTAA
- the cobS gene encoding cobaltochelatase subunit CobS translates to MTNLTVENLPDITLCARDLFHIETDMEIPAFSTKSSHVPDIDPDYLFDQQTTLAILAGFTFNRRVMVSGYHGTGKSTHIEQVAARLNWPCLRINLDSHVSRIDLVGKDAIVLKDGLQITEFKEGILPWAYQNNIALVFDEYDAGRPDVMFVIQRVLETSGKLSLLDQSRVISPHPAFRLFATANTIGLGDTTGLYHGTQQINQAQMDRWSIVTILNYLPHDKEVNIICSKVKSFQTAEGKKTISQMVHVADMVRQSFINGDLSTVMSPRTVITWAENTTIFQDVGFAFRLTFLNKCDELERATVAEFYQRAFGQELPESLIHGVSP, encoded by the coding sequence ATGACAAATCTTACCGTTGAAAATTTGCCCGATATTACACTTTGTGCTCGCGATTTGTTTCATATTGAAACAGATATGGAAATCCCTGCTTTTAGCACAAAAAGTTCCCATGTTCCTGATATAGATCCTGATTATCTTTTTGATCAGCAAACAACTTTAGCGATTCTCGCAGGCTTTACCTTTAACCGTCGTGTAATGGTTTCTGGCTATCACGGTACAGGGAAATCAACGCATATTGAACAAGTTGCTGCGCGTCTCAACTGGCCTTGTCTTCGCATTAATCTCGATAGTCATGTAAGTCGTATCGATCTTGTAGGAAAAGACGCTATCGTTTTAAAAGATGGCTTACAAATCACTGAATTTAAAGAAGGCATTTTGCCATGGGCTTATCAAAATAATATTGCTCTTGTTTTCGACGAATATGACGCAGGGCGTCCGGATGTTATGTTTGTCATCCAACGCGTTCTTGAAACCTCTGGAAAACTAAGCTTACTTGATCAAAGCCGTGTCATCTCTCCACATCCAGCCTTTCGTCTTTTTGCAACAGCAAACACCATTGGTCTTGGTGATACAACCGGTCTCTATCATGGTACCCAACAAATCAATCAAGCTCAAATGGACCGCTGGTCTATTGTTACGATACTCAATTATTTACCCCATGATAAAGAGGTTAATATCATTTGTTCAAAGGTCAAATCTTTTCAAACGGCTGAAGGAAAAAAGACAATTTCACAAATGGTTCATGTTGCTGATATGGTACGTCAATCTTTTATCAATGGAGATCTTTCAACTGTCATGAGTCCACGTACCGTCATTACTTGGGCAGAAAATACAACAATTTTTCAAGATGTCGGCTTTGCCTTCCGATTAACCTTTCTCAATAAATGTGATGAACTCGAACGTGCCACTGTTGCAGAATTTTATCAACGCGCCTTTGGACAAGAGCTTCCCGAATCACTCATTCATGGTGTTTCGCCTTAA
- a CDS encoding SURF1 family protein, translating to MSKKEPPMTKLQGNSCCFSSLLFGTLCICFFLLFSALGIWQVQRLNWKTNLITSANQRIHLPPIKAPPKNQWADVTFEKYEYQPVVITGKFLTDKNILVTAAAQDTTGYWVLTPLQTADNTLIFINRGFIPMDERNNFQNSEQSHTNASSQQNSTTDTEQTTIIGLLRMSEKNGFFPRKNNPDKNLWYTRDLPAMAQKLGLSTVAPYFIDAKKTSPQANLPVVGLTIIHFRNNHLVYAITWFILAAGVLGAFLFLRRQKN from the coding sequence ATGAGCAAAAAAGAGCCCCCCATGACAAAGCTTCAGGGAAATTCTTGCTGTTTTTCTTCTCTTTTGTTTGGAACTTTATGTATTTGTTTTTTTCTTCTCTTCAGCGCATTAGGTATATGGCAAGTACAACGGTTAAACTGGAAAACAAATCTCATCACAAGTGCCAATCAGCGCATTCATTTGCCCCCCATAAAAGCCCCCCCAAAAAATCAATGGGCAGATGTTACTTTTGAAAAATATGAATATCAACCTGTTGTTATCACAGGAAAATTTTTAACAGATAAAAATATTTTAGTCACTGCTGCTGCTCAAGATACTACAGGCTATTGGGTTTTGACTCCTTTACAAACTGCTGATAATACACTGATCTTTATCAATCGTGGCTTTATTCCCATGGATGAACGTAACAATTTTCAAAACTCAGAGCAATCGCATACAAATGCCTCATCTCAACAAAATTCTACCACGGACACAGAACAAACAACGATTATAGGTTTATTACGCATGAGTGAAAAAAATGGATTTTTCCCGCGTAAAAATAATCCTGACAAAAATTTATGGTATACGCGCGATCTCCCCGCTATGGCCCAAAAACTTGGTCTATCCACTGTTGCCCCTTATTTCATTGATGCTAAAAAAACATCTCCACAAGCAAACCTTCCCGTCGTTGGTCTTACAATTATCCATTTTCGAAATAATCATCTTGTTTATGCAATTACGTGGTTTATTTTAGCTGCTGGTGTGTTAGGAGCTTTTCTTTTTCTGCGACGGCAAAAAAACTAA
- the sdhC gene encoding succinate dehydrogenase, cytochrome b556 subunit, with amino-acid sequence MTETTRIKERPRSPHISIYRWTITMAMSIAHRVTGMALYVGMVFFAVWLIAIACGEEAFRTVHEVYSSWFGLGILFLYTLAGVHHMVGGLRHIVWDMMPCLLAKKKATVTAWATVFISLIVTFVIWIIGYSVV; translated from the coding sequence ATGACAGAGACAACTAGGATAAAAGAGCGCCCTCGTTCCCCTCATATAAGTATTTATCGTTGGACAATTACTATGGCTATGTCCATTGCGCATCGCGTTACGGGTATGGCACTTTATGTTGGAATGGTTTTTTTTGCCGTTTGGTTAATTGCTATTGCGTGTGGGGAGGAGGCATTCAGAACAGTTCACGAGGTTTATAGTTCTTGGTTTGGATTGGGTATCTTATTTCTTTATACTTTGGCAGGGGTTCATCACATGGTTGGTGGACTTCGCCACATTGTTTGGGATATGATGCCTTGTCTTTTAGCAAAAAAAAAGGCAACAGTCACTGCTTGGGCGACAGTGTTTATTTCTCTTATTGTTACTTTTGTAATTTGGATTATTGGATATAGCGTTGTTTAG